In the genome of Phycodurus eques isolate BA_2022a chromosome 22, UOR_Pequ_1.1, whole genome shotgun sequence, the window GTCACAGTGTGCCACCTATAGGAAACTAAAATGTAGGAAAATATGAAGCTGGTCGCACCTTCACAGCTAAAACAGCTTCCTCTCTTTTATGAAGAATTTGTgtaagtacagtgaaccccgtaTATGGCGAGGGATATGTTACCGACCCACCCATGATAGGTGAAACGGGGCTTAGTTTCCAGACCAcccccacaataggtgaaatctaAGAAGTAgtgacacacatatatattttttaatatttatacatattttaaagaacCTACCCAGATTCGTATTCATCTTCCGAGCACTTCTCTTAACCTCAACCATACTCTTATCAACACTTtatatactcttaaacaccttttaaactctttaacatgcagtaatgcacagtagtactgaacactatgtatattttattgcttgtaatgtattttaattatttaaatgttttttgtttttttttttttagttgaatgTTTTACTATGAAGTGTttgttttaccacaaaaaaaattacaccgtacactcaaaatccctcaccccccccccccacacaacatttttattttgcttctggGAAATGATTCTTGTGTTGCTTTTGCAAGGATCTGTGTGACGAGCTAGCTCTGGTGGATGTGATGGAGGATCGCCTGAAGGGAGAGGTGATGGACCTGCAGCACGGGAGCCTTTTTCTCAAGACCTCCAAGATTGTTGCGGACAAAGGTCAGAATGCACTGCTGCAGTTAGCGCTACCTTATCATAATCCCGCGTCATTACAATAACTCTCATTCTCCCTTTCCAGACTATGCAGTGACTGCCAACTCTCGCTTGGTGGTGGTGACTGCCGGAGTCCGCCAGCAAGAGGGCGAGAGCCGACTCAACCTAGTACAGAGGAACGTAAACGTCTTCAAGTCCATCATCCCTCAGATAATGAAGCACAGCCCACAGTGCACACTCATCGTTGTCTCCAACCCTGGTAAATATAACACAGCTGTGCAGGGTTTACAGTTGTTGCAGTAAAATACATACGGTATACAGTACGGCTTGGACAGACTAGTCGACTTTATTACTCCACAATGACGTTTAGAGAGTGACGTCGACTATCATCTTTTTTGGGCTTGAAAAGGAGACAGAGCCCTCTGTGCATTCTGTCATGCTAAACGTGTACCGTGTTCCATGTGGATTGGAAGTAAGGGCTGAAACTGAGTGGCTAGATTATTCGCAAGGCTACATACACCTGCAAAATTTGGTCACAAATGCAATttacgaggggcagtcaaaaagcaATGATCCCAATTAAATTCGAGCTTTtaataatagatttttttcccccagacttttttttttttttacagtttgtagtttaaatacttgtttgtagcttttattttttaaaaaaaaataataaaaaagttgtatttaaatCTGTCAGAAGCAGAGTTGTGATTGAATTACTCGCTTTGGAAGGGAACCCACCactaaatattttcaaaaggcGACAGCACAGTCagaaagtgggtgtccaggatcaaaggcaaaGGAAAAGCGGCTACAATTCAATCACAGCTGCATCTACTTTAACCTCTGATGTACGTACCGTATATTCCTTGTCTTTTTCTGGAATCCATTTGAAGCTGgtacttattttttaaaaatcagcgTTGAAAAAGCTGCAAGAAAAACACGAGAAGTGAGTGGTGAGGGACGTCGAGGTCTACTGTATCATGAGGTCGGACCCGAAGGCAGTTGATGAAGGCAGTTGAAACTAGAGgcatatttgttgaaaaatgtaatgtgGTTGCATATGTGTGTTGTCATTATTTGATTCAAACACAACCTTTCACAGTGGACATACTCACCTACGTGACCTGGAAGCTGAGCGGCCTGCCCAAACACCGCGTCATCGGCAGTGGCACCAACCTGGACTCGGCCCGCTTTCGCTTCATGATGGCCGAACGCCTTGGCATCCATGCTAGTTCCTTCAACGGCTGGGTGCTGGGTGAGCATGGAGACACCAGCGGTGAGTGCTCACAATGAACAGGCTCAACTGTCTATGATTATTTAGCatgccttgtgtgtttttcaaatatgaAAAAGTCCAAGGGCAAAGTTCAAGAACAAGAGCTTGCTTTGAGTGACCTTTGTGACAAGAAAAGGAGCACTTGCGAAGTCGTCAGTACCATAACCCAACCCCCATACTTGAGGGTGTAACTCCTGTGCTGCCTCTATTCcagtgcctgtgtggagtgGTGCAAATGTCGCTGGCGTCAACTTGCAGAAGTTGAATCCCGAGATCGGCACAGATGGCGATAAAGAACAGTGGAAGGCCACACATAAGGCTGTGGTGGACAGGTACGCCGCGTGAGAGTAAATGGGCACTGATCCAGTTCCGAGCTGAGATTCCAAACCCGGAACCTCTGaccgtgaggcagatctgctagcCAAATGCCCCACGTTACTGCAGAGTAAATGCAGAAAAAGCAGAGCGCGTTTGTAATGTAATATAGAATGAAGAATATAAATAACGTGTGAAattaaattaatggaaatgccgttaatctgttccgcgccccccccccctccccccaaaaagtttagttttagttttttcaatcaagaaaaacagcactctataataATTTACTTTATACAAAAATAGAGTAAAAACAAacttaaatagaatgtaaaggaTTCAACAGTTTGATGATTTAATGCTGtaattcatttcattgtgttGTTCCCTCTGGTGTCCCCGTTTTGGCCACTAGGAGGCAgtgtaatacagtcatgcagacacaaacgaagaataGATTTCTACTTCTACTACGATTGTTAGTGGCTCTGTAAGAGGCAGTAATATTCATAATTTTCATAGCCAATAAAGAAtagatgcctgtgagtattaaagataaaaaaatactttttatccagaattttgtattttgctaGTTTAGTACAATATTGTTGTGCCACcgatgacaattattttttttggggtgttgaACATGTAAAAGGCAATTGTGTGGAACTGCCTGACGTAAAAATATGTAGTAAAAtctttctcgctctctttctcacAAATGAGTCACCTGCCACTGTTGTACCAACAGCAGCCAGTTCAAGAggcagattattattaatatcacTGTACATGCATGAGAGACTTAACGTTCATTGTGCGAAAGGATTAGTTCTCCCCTCATATGGCCCTTCTACATACCGGTGAGAATTTTCTCCCCGCCCTTCTTGTCAAAAACTACAAATATTAGTCAATTAGTAATTAGTAATGAGTCAATTTGAACATTCACAAATAGGGATGAGCATTTGACGAGGAAAAGACGAACTGAAAACAATGGTGCAAGATGGGAAGAGGGGGAAGGAGGCTCACCAAAAGACGGCAAAGCtcagggacaaaaaaaatgctatttacATGCTAATGATTAGCATCGATAGTAATGCAGCCCgaatggggggcacaagccagtgcaaacgataggccggtcccaagcccggttaaatgcagagggttgcgtcaggaagggcacccgtcttaaaactttgccaaacaaatataagcgttcatccaaagaattccattcctgatcagtcgtggcccgggttaacaacgtccgccaccggcgccgtcaacctgcagggcgccggtggaaattcagctactgtgggtcgaagtcgaagaagaagagaaggtggaaagcgggttcttcagcagaaagagaagaggaaagcacagagtctagaactgaatgtggggactttgaatgttgggactatgacaggaaaatctcgggagttggttgacatgaagATTAGAAGAAAGGTTGAtattttgtgtgtccaggagaccaggtggaaaggcagtaaggctagaagtttaggggcagggtttaaattgttttaccatggtgtagatgggaagagaaagggagtcggggttattttaaaagaagagttggctaaggatgtcttggaggtgaaaagagtatcagatcgagtgatgaggcggaaacttgaaattgacggtgttatgtaaaatgtgattagtggctatgccccacaggtaggatgtgagctagaggtgaaagagaaattctggaaggagacGAAGTAggtctgagcatcccagacagagagagagtcgtgattggtgcagattgtaatggacatgttggtgaaggaaataggggtgatgaagaagtgatgggtaagtacggcatccaggaaaggaacttggagggacagatggtggtagactttgaaaaaaggatgcaaatggctgtagtgaacacttttttccagaagaggcaggaacatagggtgacctacaagagcggcggtagaagcacgcaggtggattacatcttgtgcagacgatgtcatctgaagtaggttactgactgtaaggtagtggtaggggagagtgtggcgagacagcataggatggtggtgtgtaagatgactctggtggtggggaggaagactaggaagacaaagggagagcagagaaccatgtggtggaagctgagacaggacgagtgtggtgcagctttttgggaagaggtgagataggctctcggtggacaggaggagcttccagaagactggaccactacagccaaggtgatcagagaggcaggcaggagagtacttggtgtatcttctggcaggaaaggagagaaggagacttggtggtggaacctcacagtacaggaaatcatacaagggaaagggttagctaagaagaagtgggacactgagcggaccgaggagaggcgaaaggaat includes:
- the ldhba gene encoding L-lactate dehydrogenase B-A chain, with the protein product MSSVLQKLISPVPGSSTEPPRNKVTVVGVGQVGMACAISILLRDLCDELALVDVMEDRLKGEVMDLQHGSLFLKTSKIVADKDYAVTANSRLVVVTAGVRQQEGESRLNLVQRNVNVFKSIIPQIMKHSPQCTLIVVSNPVDILTYVTWKLSGLPKHRVIGSGTNLDSARFRFMMAERLGIHASSFNGWVLGEHGDTSVPVWSGANVAGVNLQKLNPEIGTDGDKEQWKATHKAVVDSAYEVIKLKGYTNWAIGLSVADLTESIVKNMSRIHPVSTMVKGMYGIGEEVFLSLPCVLNGSGVGSVVNMTLTEGEVAQLKKSADTLWGIQRDLKDV